One genomic segment of Paraburkholderia aromaticivorans includes these proteins:
- the motB gene encoding flagellar motor protein MotB, which translates to MSERKSRASADQALAPIIVRRSKRGDDHGGHHGGAWKIAYADFVTAMMAFFLLMWLLGSTSKYDKQGIEDYFNTPLSSLLGGHEGTAAARPSVVQGGGRDISDTRPGEGTKSQTQTRPTPAATVAPSVAPSDAARLEQLKAKLTALIEQSPALKAFKDQIRVSITNEGLRIEIVDSQNRPMFPSGSAKLQPYAVTILTQIGAALNDVDNRISIAGHTDAVPYTAGPEGYSNWELSSERANAARRALVAGGMHGEKLLQVRGLADVLPLNSNVADEPTNRRISILVLNKAAELAFFHDGGRAAIDDAAPASSAIPAVVAPVAAPVAHLQPLTGSHSRP; encoded by the coding sequence ATGAGCGAAAGAAAATCCCGCGCGTCGGCGGACCAGGCGTTGGCGCCCATCATCGTGCGCCGCTCGAAAAGGGGCGACGATCATGGCGGCCATCACGGCGGCGCATGGAAAATCGCCTACGCCGATTTCGTCACCGCGATGATGGCGTTCTTCCTGCTGATGTGGCTGCTCGGCTCCACATCCAAGTACGACAAGCAGGGTATCGAGGATTATTTCAACACGCCTTTGTCGAGCCTGCTCGGCGGCCATGAAGGCACGGCCGCGGCGCGTCCGAGTGTGGTGCAAGGCGGCGGCCGCGACATCTCCGACACGCGGCCCGGCGAGGGCACGAAGAGCCAGACCCAAACCCGGCCGACGCCGGCCGCCACCGTCGCGCCGAGCGTGGCGCCATCCGACGCGGCGCGCCTCGAACAACTGAAGGCGAAGCTCACCGCGCTGATCGAGCAGAGCCCCGCGTTGAAGGCGTTCAAGGACCAGATCCGCGTCTCGATCACGAACGAAGGGCTGCGAATCGAGATCGTCGATTCGCAAAACCGGCCGATGTTTCCTTCCGGCAGCGCGAAGCTGCAACCGTATGCGGTGACGATCCTCACGCAGATCGGCGCCGCGCTCAACGACGTCGACAACCGCATTTCGATTGCCGGCCATACCGATGCGGTGCCGTACACCGCGGGGCCGGAGGGTTACTCGAACTGGGAACTGTCGTCCGAACGCGCCAACGCGGCCCGCCGCGCGCTGGTCGCCGGCGGCATGCATGGCGAAAAGCTGCTGCAGGTGCGCGGACTGGCCGACGTGTTGCCGCTGAACAGCAATGTCGCCGACGAGCCGACCAATCGGCGCATCAGCATCCTGGTGTTGAACAAGGCCGCGGAACTGGCATTCTTCCACGACGGCGGACGGGCCGCGATCGACGATGCCGCGCCGGCAAGTTCCGCGATTCCGGCGGTGGTCGCGCCGGTGGCGGCTCCGGTGGCGCACCTGCAGCCGTTGACCGGTTCGCATAGCAGGCCGTAG
- the motA gene encoding flagellar motor stator protein MotA: protein MFVAIGWVLVIGSVIGSFIGVGGHLPALIQPFELLCIFGAAIGAFVVSNPTSTLKKTLKAIPSCFKGGGYTKEKYLELIALLYELLQKARKEGMMSLEAEVGAPEESVIFQKYPHVLEDHHLLDFIVDYLRMMSGGNVNVLEVQDLMDEELATHHAESTVAANAIQKMADGLPAFGIVAAVMGVVHTMGSVGAPPAVLGEMIAGALVGTFLGILLAYGFIGPLADLLNAKGRAEAKPYQCVKAVLLASLSGYAPPIAVEFGRKVLFTADRPSFQELDDAVRATKMPKSA, encoded by the coding sequence ATGTTTGTGGCAATCGGCTGGGTTTTAGTGATTGGTTCCGTGATCGGCAGTTTTATCGGCGTCGGCGGTCATTTGCCGGCGCTCATTCAGCCGTTCGAATTACTTTGCATTTTCGGCGCGGCAATCGGCGCGTTTGTCGTGAGTAATCCGACTTCGACGCTAAAGAAAACCTTGAAGGCGATTCCCTCATGCTTCAAAGGCGGCGGCTACACCAAGGAGAAATACCTCGAACTGATCGCCCTGCTCTACGAGCTGCTTCAGAAGGCGCGCAAGGAAGGCATGATGTCGCTCGAAGCCGAAGTGGGCGCGCCGGAAGAAAGCGTGATTTTCCAGAAGTACCCGCACGTGCTGGAAGACCATCATCTGCTCGACTTCATCGTCGACTATCTGCGCATGATGTCCGGCGGCAATGTCAACGTGCTCGAAGTGCAGGACCTGATGGACGAGGAGCTGGCCACGCATCACGCGGAATCGACCGTGGCGGCCAACGCCATTCAGAAGATGGCGGACGGCCTGCCCGCCTTCGGGATCGTCGCCGCGGTCATGGGCGTGGTTCACACCATGGGTTCGGTCGGCGCACCGCCTGCCGTGCTCGGCGAAATGATCGCGGGCGCGCTGGTCGGCACGTTCCTCGGCATTCTGCTCGCCTATGGCTTTATCGGCCCGCTGGCCGATCTGCTCAACGCCAAAGGCCGCGCTGAAGCCAAGCCGTACCAGTGCGTAAAGGCCGTGCTGCTCGCGTCGTTGTCCGGCTATGCGCCGCCGATCGCTGTCGAGTTCGGCCGCAAGGTGCTGTTCACGGCCGACCGCCCGAGCTTTCAGGAACTGGACGACGCCGTGCGCGCCACCAAGATGCCGAAGTCGGCCTGA
- a CDS encoding DUF2252 domain-containing protein, whose amino-acid sequence MKASTIAEREARGRAAREHSKRSSHKAVGDLHRNPIELLKQSSEGRVHNLVPLRYGRMAASPFTFFRGTAILQAHDLSKVSDTGLTMPICGDGHLMNFGGFATPERQLIFDLNDFDEVSVGPFEWDLKRLSASLVVAARHMRLSRGTAESLVMTAVNEYRDRMAQYAQCGALELWYDRITFELMAETALTPERRRTVRRGMEKAASRTHENLLEKMAEHDGERWTIRDTPPTLFHVLGANTLFTPEETEAFRGANWRKMVERMWGEYMKTLSHDRRELLDHFTAQDLVFKVVGVGSVGTRCLVMLMVDHRAKPLFLQIKEARPSVIAQFYKAPAVKHEGQRVVQGQRMLQAASDIFLGWATGPLGRHFYFRQLRDMKLSAEIELFDNDLLDGYARLCGWIMARAHAKASGQAIEVSAYIGRGDQFAEALTGYATTYADQVERDYDVFLKACRGGELEARTDEDMAADFRV is encoded by the coding sequence ATGAAAGCCAGCACCATCGCCGAACGGGAGGCCCGGGGCCGCGCCGCCCGTGAGCACTCGAAACGTTCGAGTCACAAAGCGGTAGGCGACCTGCATCGCAATCCGATCGAATTGCTCAAGCAAAGCAGCGAGGGCCGGGTGCACAACCTCGTGCCGCTGCGCTACGGACGCATGGCCGCCTCGCCGTTCACGTTTTTTCGCGGCACCGCGATCCTGCAGGCGCACGATCTCAGCAAGGTGAGCGACACGGGCCTGACCATGCCGATCTGCGGCGACGGCCACCTGATGAATTTCGGCGGCTTCGCCACGCCCGAGCGGCAACTCATCTTCGACCTGAACGACTTCGACGAGGTGTCGGTCGGACCGTTCGAGTGGGACCTGAAACGTCTGAGTGCGAGCCTCGTCGTCGCCGCGCGTCACATGCGTCTGAGCCGGGGCACGGCGGAAAGCCTGGTGATGACGGCGGTCAACGAATATCGCGACCGCATGGCACAGTACGCGCAATGCGGCGCACTCGAACTCTGGTACGACCGCATTACCTTCGAGCTGATGGCGGAAACCGCGTTGACACCCGAACGCCGCCGCACGGTGCGGCGAGGCATGGAAAAGGCGGCGAGCCGGACGCACGAAAATCTGCTCGAGAAAATGGCGGAGCATGACGGCGAGCGCTGGACGATCCGCGATACGCCACCGACGCTGTTCCACGTACTCGGCGCCAACACGCTGTTCACTCCGGAAGAGACCGAAGCGTTCAGAGGCGCGAACTGGCGCAAGATGGTCGAACGCATGTGGGGCGAGTACATGAAGACGCTCTCGCATGACCGGCGCGAACTGCTCGACCATTTCACCGCGCAGGATCTCGTGTTCAAGGTGGTGGGCGTCGGCAGCGTCGGCACGCGCTGCCTCGTGATGCTGATGGTCGATCACAGGGCCAAGCCGCTGTTTCTGCAAATCAAGGAGGCGCGGCCGTCGGTGATCGCGCAGTTCTACAAGGCGCCGGCCGTCAAGCACGAGGGCCAACGCGTCGTGCAAGGGCAACGCATGCTGCAGGCCGCGAGCGATATCTTCCTCGGCTGGGCGACGGGGCCGCTCGGGCGGCATTTCTACTTTCGCCAGTTACGCGACATGAAGTTGTCGGCGGAGATCGAGTTGTTCGATAACGACCTGCTGGACGGCTACGCGCGCCTGTGCGGCTGGATCATGGCGCGCGCGCATGCCAAGGCAAGCGGGCAGGCAATCGAAGTGAGCGCGTATATCGGCCGCGGCGACCAGTTCGCGGAAGCGCTCACCGGCTATGCGACGACTTACGCGGACCAGGTGGAACGCGACTACGACGTGTTCCTGAAGGCATGCCGCGGCGGCGAACTGGAAGCGCGCACGGACGAAGATATGGCGGCGGATTTCCGCGTGTAG
- a CDS encoding polysaccharide deacetylase family protein — MKELPTPPHGTRHAPPPRWPRTGYPAMLTATAAWHVFVLAGWLLAPAAWPWWLAAIFANHAIFTVAGLLPRTSLLGPNWTRLPAATRNADAIALTIDDGPDPVVTPQVLDLLDAFGVRATFFCIGAKAQRYPALTREIVARGHALENHSQVHVHTFSVTFPGALTREIGAAQRTLEALSGERPMFFRAPAGLRNIFLEPVLRKLDLRLAAWTRRGYDTRERDPHVVTRRLLDGLAPRDILLLHDGNAALTAEGTPQILAVLPQVIGAARQRGLRFVTLREARADD, encoded by the coding sequence ATGAAAGAACTCCCCACGCCGCCGCACGGCACCCGGCACGCACCGCCGCCACGCTGGCCGCGCACCGGCTATCCCGCGATGCTCACGGCCACCGCCGCATGGCACGTATTCGTGCTGGCCGGATGGCTGCTCGCGCCCGCCGCGTGGCCCTGGTGGCTTGCCGCGATCTTTGCGAATCACGCCATTTTCACGGTGGCCGGCCTGCTGCCGCGCACCTCGCTGCTCGGCCCCAACTGGACACGCCTGCCCGCCGCCACGCGCAATGCCGACGCGATCGCGCTGACCATCGACGACGGTCCGGATCCGGTCGTCACGCCGCAAGTGCTCGATCTGCTCGACGCCTTCGGCGTGCGCGCCACCTTTTTCTGCATCGGCGCAAAGGCCCAGCGTTACCCGGCGCTCACGCGCGAGATCGTCGCGCGCGGCCATGCGCTCGAAAACCACTCGCAGGTGCACGTGCACACGTTTTCCGTGACGTTTCCGGGCGCGCTCACGCGCGAGATCGGCGCCGCGCAACGCACGCTCGAGGCACTGAGCGGCGAGCGGCCGATGTTTTTCCGCGCCCCGGCCGGCTTGCGCAACATCTTTCTCGAACCGGTCCTGCGCAAGCTCGACCTGCGCCTTGCGGCGTGGACGCGGCGCGGCTACGACACGCGCGAGCGCGATCCTCATGTGGTCACGCGGCGCCTGCTCGACGGTCTCGCGCCGCGCGACATTCTCCTGCTGCACGACGGCAACGCGGCCCTCACGGCCGAGGGCACGCCGCAGATCCTCGCCGTCCTGCCGCAGGTGATCGGCGCGGCCCGGCAGCGCGGTCTGCGATTCGTGACGTTGCGCGAGGCGCGCGCGGACGACTGA
- a CDS encoding SDR family oxidoreductase, with protein MTGTGIKKVALVTGAGSGIGRACALKMIEHGYSVVLAGRRQAPLDALVQQAQQLGGDALAVACDVTDADSVAALFDTIRARRGRLDVLFNNAGRNGPPVEIDELAIDEWRSVVDTNLTGVFLCTRAAFGLMKTQSPRGGRIINNGSISAHAPRPHSIAYTATKHAITGLTKAVSLDGRKYDIVCGQIDIGNAATEMAERMARGVPQANGEIAVEPLMDVQHVADAVLHMAELPLAANVQFMTIMASKMPFVGRG; from the coding sequence GTGACGGGAACGGGAATCAAGAAGGTCGCGCTGGTGACGGGCGCGGGCAGCGGGATCGGCCGCGCGTGCGCGCTCAAGATGATCGAGCACGGCTATAGCGTCGTGCTGGCAGGCCGTCGGCAGGCGCCGCTCGACGCGCTCGTGCAGCAGGCGCAGCAGCTCGGCGGCGACGCCCTCGCCGTGGCGTGCGACGTCACGGACGCCGACAGCGTCGCCGCCTTGTTCGACACGATCCGCGCACGGCGCGGCCGGCTCGACGTGCTGTTCAACAACGCCGGCCGTAACGGTCCGCCCGTCGAGATCGATGAACTCGCGATCGACGAATGGCGCTCGGTGGTCGACACCAATCTCACCGGCGTGTTCCTGTGCACGCGCGCGGCCTTCGGTCTGATGAAAACGCAGAGCCCGCGTGGCGGGCGCATCATCAACAACGGCTCGATCTCGGCGCATGCGCCGCGGCCGCACAGCATTGCCTACACGGCGACCAAGCACGCCATTACCGGCCTCACGAAAGCCGTGTCGCTCGACGGCCGCAAATACGACATCGTGTGCGGGCAGATCGACATCGGCAATGCGGCGACCGAGATGGCCGAACGCATGGCGCGTGGCGTGCCGCAGGCCAACGGCGAGATCGCGGTCGAGCCGCTGATGGACGTTCAGCATGTGGCCGACGCCGTGCTGCACATGGCCGAACTGCCGCTCGCGGCGAACGTGCAGTTCATGACGATCATGGCGAGCAAGATGCCGTTCGTCGGCCGGGGTTGA
- a CDS encoding oxidoreductase-like domain-containing protein — MPRDTPEDDREDDPQPVPPVPPDLDDCCHSGCNPCVFDRYDEALERYRTALAEWQARQPQRQAQHMTAARRSKPRTRR, encoded by the coding sequence GTGCCCCGAGACACGCCTGAGGACGACCGGGAGGACGACCCGCAGCCGGTGCCGCCCGTGCCGCCCGATCTCGACGATTGTTGTCATAGCGGCTGCAATCCGTGTGTGTTCGATCGCTACGACGAAGCGCTCGAGCGGTATCGAACCGCGCTCGCCGAGTGGCAGGCGCGGCAGCCGCAGCGGCAAGCGCAGCACATGACGGCGGCGCGGCGCAGCAAGCCGCGCACGCGCCGTTGA
- a CDS encoding NAD-dependent protein deacetylase has translation MTDLQSAPLEPLNESHTLDDLHRFVQRYPRLFVLTGAGISTDSGIPGYRDDNGEWKRSPPITLQEFLGTPAMRQRYWARSMVGWPVVAHAEPNAAHTALARLEAAGHVPTLVTQNVDGLHQRAGSREVIELHGGIDGVTCLDCGTQHARASIQQTLEADNPALLSVTAETAADGDAHLEWHDLGGFRIPACPNCGGLLKPAVVFFGESVPKERVEAASHALDAADAVLVVGSSLMVYSGYRFCVWAHKQRKPVVAINRGRTRADPLLSLKIAAPCAATLTALAGRLAPG, from the coding sequence ATGACCGATCTTCAGTCCGCGCCTCTCGAACCGCTCAATGAATCGCACACGCTCGACGACCTGCATCGCTTCGTGCAGCGTTATCCGCGGCTGTTCGTGCTGACCGGCGCGGGCATCAGCACCGACTCCGGCATTCCGGGCTATCGCGACGACAATGGCGAATGGAAACGCTCGCCGCCCATCACGCTGCAGGAGTTTCTCGGCACGCCCGCCATGCGGCAGCGCTACTGGGCGCGCAGCATGGTCGGCTGGCCGGTGGTCGCGCACGCCGAGCCCAACGCCGCGCATACCGCGCTCGCCCGGCTCGAAGCGGCCGGCCACGTGCCGACGCTGGTGACGCAGAACGTCGATGGCCTGCATCAGCGGGCGGGCAGCCGCGAGGTGATCGAACTGCATGGCGGCATCGACGGCGTGACGTGTCTGGACTGCGGCACGCAGCACGCGCGCGCCTCCATCCAGCAGACCCTCGAAGCGGACAATCCCGCGCTCCTGAGCGTGACGGCCGAAACCGCCGCGGATGGCGACGCGCATCTCGAGTGGCACGACCTTGGCGGGTTCCGCATTCCGGCGTGCCCGAACTGCGGCGGCTTGCTCAAGCCCGCCGTGGTGTTCTTCGGCGAAAGCGTGCCGAAGGAGCGCGTGGAGGCGGCCTCGCACGCGCTCGACGCGGCTGACGCGGTGCTGGTGGTCGGCTCGTCGCTGATGGTCTATTCCGGCTACCGCTTTTGCGTGTGGGCGCACAAGCAGCGCAAGCCGGTGGTGGCGATCAACCGCGGGCGCACGCGCGCGGATCCGCTGCTGTCGCTGAAGATCGCGGCGCCGTGCGCCGCTACGCTGACGGCGCTGGCCGGCCGGCTGGCGCCGGGTTGA
- a CDS encoding pyridoxamine 5'-phosphate oxidase family protein has product MVTTIAQLEALYGQPHERAVRKEISHINEDYRAFIEVAPFAVLATAGPAGLDCSPRGDAPGFVRIVDERTLALPDRIGNNRLDSLRNIIAEPRLALLFIIPGVGETLRVNGRGRITDEPQWLDSFAVEGKLPRTVLLIDVDSVYFHCSKALVRSKLWDPAHYVERSRLPSAGEIHRRINGTQFDAATYDRELAERVRTALY; this is encoded by the coding sequence ATGGTGACGACGATCGCACAGCTCGAAGCCCTCTACGGTCAGCCGCACGAGCGCGCCGTGCGCAAAGAGATTTCCCACATCAACGAGGACTATCGCGCGTTCATCGAAGTCGCGCCGTTCGCCGTGCTCGCCACCGCCGGCCCGGCAGGCCTCGACTGTTCGCCGCGCGGCGACGCGCCGGGTTTCGTGCGAATCGTCGACGAACGCACGCTCGCGTTGCCGGACCGGATCGGCAACAACCGCCTCGACAGTCTGCGCAACATCATCGCCGAGCCGCGGCTGGCGCTGCTCTTCATCATCCCCGGCGTGGGCGAAACCTTGCGCGTGAACGGGCGCGGCCGCATTACCGACGAACCGCAATGGCTGGACAGTTTCGCCGTCGAAGGTAAACTGCCGCGCACCGTGCTGCTGATCGACGTCGACAGCGTCTACTTTCATTGCTCGAAAGCGCTGGTGCGCTCGAAGCTGTGGGATCCGGCGCATTACGTCGAGCGGTCCCGTCTGCCGAGCGCGGGCGAGATTCACCGGCGAATCAACGGCACGCAGTTCGATGCCGCCACTTACGACCGCGAGCTCGCCGAGCGCGTGCGCACGGCCCTGTACTGA